A single region of the Novosphingobium sp. genome encodes:
- a CDS encoding glycoside hydrolase family 2 TIM barrel-domain containing protein, which translates to MKTLRPATLLLLAACWPSAAVRAESIALDAGWHFRFAGKDASLAPVEADAPGAQSVDLPHSWNVTRGADADGIGWYSREVVLPQALAGQHLELHFGAVFYKARIWVNGVEAGAHEGGHTAFDLDVSRLMKAGANRIVVMADNRPGFATIPGYAMRLKGSGNVWYDWWRGGGITRDVSLRIAQGGLIRGQKLSQTLSAEKGTVSTHISLDNVDAQPRKFTITTKLTDPDGQAAGETHQQITLPAHQSGSVDAALSVPHPQLWNIGDGRLYEVTTSLSDETGHMLDEKRDTLGFRTITLRDRKLYVNGQPVRLSGVSRHQDSPWEGAAETRGTILKDYRDLAELHTTLTRPIHYPQPETVFDIADRAGMLLIPEIPVWQMKAEQLGDPRLLDLAKRMTAEVVAQSGNHPSILAWSVMNECDSSSPQGAAYVAAMKAHLNRIDPGRFVTFADSDVSTHAAPRTPALAAADFIMANAYFGTWSGAASGVGPWLEAMDKTWPDKMLVISEFGWPGPFSADSAGADRDRTQNLREQMAAFAARPFVGGTIFWDYQDYRSNKNLFAPEEGGYVDHGLVDKDRQRRPSFAAWEEVNRPLHASVQWTYADGAPSGFTVKLVANAAGSLPSYPLSHLRLHWQAIGKDRSLLAQGDAALPLLGPGGLDHLDLTGAWPRVDGPVQVQVEVRNAQGAAAMVQRFDYLPFKAGSAPFPPDPTQNQAKAVS; encoded by the coding sequence ATGAAAACCCTCCGTCCGGCTACTTTGCTGCTGCTCGCAGCCTGCTGGCCTTCCGCTGCCGTCAGGGCCGAAAGCATCGCGCTGGACGCGGGCTGGCATTTCCGTTTCGCCGGCAAGGATGCCTCACTGGCGCCGGTTGAGGCCGATGCGCCGGGCGCCCAGAGCGTCGATCTGCCCCATAGCTGGAATGTGACACGCGGCGCCGATGCCGATGGGATCGGCTGGTATTCACGCGAGGTGGTGCTGCCTCAGGCGCTGGCCGGGCAGCATCTCGAACTGCATTTCGGCGCGGTGTTCTACAAGGCGCGGATCTGGGTCAATGGCGTGGAGGCCGGCGCGCATGAGGGCGGCCACACCGCCTTCGACCTCGATGTCTCGCGCCTGATGAAGGCGGGCGCCAACCGCATCGTGGTGATGGCCGACAACCGCCCCGGCTTTGCCACCATCCCCGGCTATGCGATGCGGCTGAAGGGCTCGGGCAATGTCTGGTATGACTGGTGGCGCGGCGGCGGGATCACCCGCGATGTCTCGCTGCGGATTGCCCAGGGCGGCCTGATCCGGGGCCAGAAGCTGAGCCAGACACTGTCGGCGGAGAAGGGCACTGTCAGCACGCATATCAGCCTCGACAATGTCGATGCGCAGCCCCGCAAGTTTACGATCACCACGAAGCTGACCGACCCCGATGGCCAAGCCGCTGGCGAGACACATCAGCAGATTACCCTGCCCGCGCATCAGTCCGGCAGTGTCGATGCAGCGCTTTCAGTGCCGCATCCGCAGCTCTGGAACATCGGCGATGGCCGTCTCTATGAGGTCACCACCAGCCTGAGCGATGAGACCGGCCATATGCTGGATGAAAAGCGCGACACGCTCGGTTTCCGCACCATCACCCTGCGCGACCGCAAGCTCTATGTGAATGGCCAGCCGGTGCGCCTGTCGGGCGTCTCGCGCCATCAGGACTCGCCGTGGGAAGGCGCTGCCGAGACACGCGGCACGATCCTGAAGGACTACCGCGATCTGGCCGAGCTGCACACCACGCTGACCCGCCCGATCCATTACCCCCAGCCCGAAACGGTGTTCGACATCGCCGACCGGGCGGGCATGCTGCTGATCCCCGAGATCCCGGTCTGGCAGATGAAGGCCGAGCAACTCGGCGATCCGCGCCTGCTGGATCTGGCGAAACGCATGACCGCCGAGGTGGTGGCGCAGTCAGGCAATCACCCCAGCATTCTGGCCTGGAGCGTGATGAATGAATGCGACTCCTCATCGCCGCAGGGGGCTGCCTATGTCGCGGCGATGAAGGCGCATTTGAACCGCATCGATCCGGGCCGCTTCGTCACTTTTGCCGATTCCGATGTCTCGACCCATGCCGCTCCGCGCACTCCGGCACTGGCGGCGGCGGACTTTATCATGGCCAACGCCTATTTCGGCACATGGAGCGGCGCGGCCAGCGGCGTGGGCCCATGGCTGGAGGCCATGGACAAGACCTGGCCCGACAAGATGCTGGTCATCTCCGAATTTGGCTGGCCCGGCCCTTTCTCGGCGGACAGCGCCGGCGCCGACCGCGACCGCACGCAGAACCTGCGTGAGCAGATGGCCGCCTTTGCCGCGCGCCCCTTTGTGGGCGGCACGATCTTCTGGGATTATCAGGATTATCGCTCGAACAAGAACCTCTTCGCGCCGGAAGAAGGTGGCTATGTCGACCACGGTCTGGTCGACAAGGACCGCCAGCGCCGCCCCAGCTTCGCCGCATGGGAAGAGGTGAACCGCCCCCTGCATGCCAGCGTGCAATGGACCTATGCCGATGGCGCGCCCTCCGGCTTTACCGTCAAGCTGGTGGCCAATGCGGCGGGCAGCCTGCCCTCCTATCCGCTAAGCCATCTGCGCCTGCACTGGCAGGCCATCGGCAAGGACCGCAGCCTGCTGGCTCAGGGCGATGCCGCGCTGCCGCTGCTGGGCCCCGGCGGGCTGGACCACCTCGATCTGACCGGCGCATGGCCGCGTGTCGATGGCCCGGTGCAGGTGCAGGTCGAGGTCCGCAATGCCCAGGGCGCGGCGGCCATGGTGCAGCGTTTCGACTATCTTCCCTTCAAGGCGGGCAGCGCGCCCTTTCCGCCCGATCCTACCCAAAATCAAGCCAAGGCGGTGTCCTGA
- a CDS encoding glycoside hydrolase family 2 protein translates to MKLIALLLLGASSGAMAQAPTDTPLDSGWSVRIDPADAAAAKAHPKAAGWLPAHVPGSVQQDLIATGQVPDPFLGQNEGAIQWAGLTDWQYRTTITATPEMLARGHVDLVLDGLDTFARVTLNGRDILSTDNAHRQWRVPVKDVLHPGENMLEIHFASPIRTLQPMVLKEAHPLPGEYDSIYGDEPEGKQTSPYIRKPKYHYGWDWGPRIVNIGPWRKVHLQAWDSARIDTMRVTQEALGDASARLMGTFEVHADQAAPFTLRATIAAPDGTAAMPFERRVDLVAGVNHISLPLEIAQPQRWWPAGYGAQPLYTVTGGLSDASGSLGTVTHRIGLRKIDLLRDKDDHGRGFAIAVNGVPIFAKGANVIPFDSFPARVTPAKIRSLLSAARDANMNMLRVWGGGIYPDDAFYEAADEMGLMVWQDFMFGGAVTPPDPAYRENVRIEAEQQVARLQSHPSLVLWSGNNEVLSGWDSWDDRKTFRKAIGPDEQEKVAVGMAILFNGVLRKAAEEGDPDAVYWPGSPSANYEDKADQDHNGDRHYWDVWGGKKPVESYLDACPRFMSEYGLEAMPDMKTIREFAGKGPLAIDSPVLRAHQKFLKGEGNDRLLDYIGQRYAKPRDVAEFVYLSQVMQAEGIELAALHHRACRPVTMGSLYWQLNDVWPSISWSSIDSAGRPKALQYHAKRFYAPLAVAAAHAGGKTSLSLISDATTPTKATWRLTVMGTDGSNPKREEHEVTLPPLSSTLVAQPGDAALFGVGDAKAQIALAELVVGGKTVSRALIEPALPKDTPLPDPGLSATWSKDGRSLILHATRLARAVWVDFGMIDATLSDNAFDLMPGETREITVTSAAKPALLKRNLHIRTLAGEAHL, encoded by the coding sequence ATGAAACTGATCGCCCTGCTGCTGCTGGGCGCCAGCAGCGGCGCCATGGCGCAGGCCCCCACCGACACCCCGCTCGACAGCGGCTGGAGCGTGCGGATCGACCCGGCGGACGCAGCGGCGGCCAAGGCGCATCCCAAGGCGGCAGGCTGGCTTCCCGCCCATGTGCCCGGCAGCGTCCAGCAGGATCTGATCGCCACGGGTCAGGTGCCCGATCCCTTCCTCGGCCAGAATGAGGGCGCGATCCAGTGGGCGGGCCTGACCGACTGGCAATACCGCACCACCATCACCGCCACGCCCGAGATGCTGGCGCGCGGCCATGTCGATCTGGTGCTGGACGGGCTGGATACTTTCGCGCGGGTGACGCTCAATGGCCGCGACATCCTCTCCACCGACAATGCGCATCGCCAGTGGCGGGTGCCGGTGAAGGACGTGCTGCACCCCGGCGAGAACATGCTGGAGATCCATTTCGCCTCGCCGATCAGGACTCTGCAGCCGATGGTACTGAAGGAAGCCCATCCGCTGCCCGGCGAATATGATTCCATCTATGGCGACGAACCCGAAGGCAAGCAGACCTCGCCCTACATCCGCAAGCCCAAATACCATTACGGCTGGGACTGGGGCCCGCGCATCGTCAACATCGGCCCATGGCGCAAGGTGCATCTGCAGGCCTGGGACAGCGCGCGGATCGATACGATGCGCGTCACGCAGGAAGCGCTGGGCGATGCCTCGGCCCGCTTGATGGGCACGTTCGAGGTTCACGCCGACCAGGCCGCGCCCTTCACCCTGCGCGCCACGATCGCCGCGCCGGACGGCACTGCCGCCATGCCCTTCGAGCGCCGCGTCGATCTGGTCGCGGGCGTGAACCATATCTCGCTGCCGCTGGAGATCGCCCAGCCGCAGCGCTGGTGGCCCGCAGGCTATGGCGCGCAGCCGCTCTATACGGTGACAGGTGGGTTAAGCGACGCGAGTGGCTCGCTCGGCACTGTCACCCACCGCATCGGCCTACGCAAAATCGACCTCTTGCGCGACAAGGACGATCACGGACGCGGTTTCGCGATTGCCGTCAATGGCGTGCCGATCTTCGCCAAGGGCGCGAACGTCATCCCCTTCGACAGCTTCCCGGCCCGCGTCACGCCCGCGAAAATCCGCTCGCTGCTGAGCGCCGCGCGCGATGCGAACATGAACATGCTGCGCGTCTGGGGCGGCGGCATCTATCCCGACGACGCCTTCTACGAGGCCGCCGACGAGATGGGCCTGATGGTCTGGCAAGATTTCATGTTCGGCGGTGCGGTCACCCCGCCCGATCCGGCCTATCGCGAGAATGTCCGCATCGAGGCCGAGCAGCAGGTCGCGCGCCTGCAATCGCATCCCTCGCTGGTGCTGTGGTCGGGCAACAATGAGGTGCTCTCCGGCTGGGACAGCTGGGATGACCGCAAGACCTTCCGCAAGGCCATCGGCCCCGATGAGCAGGAGAAGGTGGCCGTCGGCATGGCGATCCTGTTCAACGGCGTGCTGCGCAAGGCCGCCGAAGAGGGCGATCCCGATGCCGTCTACTGGCCCGGCTCGCCCAGCGCCAATTACGAGGACAAGGCCGATCAGGACCACAATGGCGACCGCCATTACTGGGACGTGTGGGGCGGCAAGAAGCCGGTCGAGAGCTATCTCGATGCGTGCCCGCGCTTCATGTCGGAATATGGTCTGGAAGCCATGCCCGATATGAAGACGATCCGCGAATTTGCCGGAAAGGGTCCGCTCGCCATCGACAGCCCGGTGCTGCGCGCCCATCAGAAATTCCTGAAGGGCGAGGGCAACGACCGCCTGCTCGACTACATCGGTCAGCGCTATGCCAAGCCACGCGATGTGGCGGAGTTCGTCTATCTCAGCCAGGTGATGCAGGCCGAGGGGATCGAACTGGCCGCGCTGCATCACCGCGCCTGCCGCCCGGTCACGATGGGCAGCCTCTATTGGCAGCTCAATGATGTGTGGCCCTCGATCTCATGGTCCAGCATCGATTCCGCTGGCCGCCCCAAGGCTTTGCAATATCACGCCAAACGCTTCTATGCGCCGCTGGCCGTGGCCGCCGCCCATGCCGGGGGCAAGACCAGCCTCAGCCTGATTTCGGATGCCACCACGCCGACCAAGGCAACATGGCGTCTGACGGTGATGGGCACGGATGGCAGCAATCCCAAGCGCGAAGAGCATGAGGTCACCCTGCCGCCGCTGTCCAGCACGCTGGTGGCTCAGCCCGGTGATGCCGCCCTGTTCGGCGTGGGCGATGCCAAGGCTCAGATCGCTCTGGCCGAACTGGTGGTGGGCGGCAAAACCGTCTCGCGCGCGCTGATCGAGCCGGCCCTGCCCAAGGACACGCCCCTGCCCGATCCCGGCCTGAGCGCCACATGGAGCAAGGATGGCCGCAGCCTGATCCTCCACGCCACGCGCCTTGCCCGCGCCGTCTGGGTGGATTTCGGCATGATCGATGCGACGCTTTCGGACAATGCCTTCGACCTGATGCCGGGCGAAACGCGCGAAATCACCGTGACCTCCGCCGCCAAGCCTGCGCTGCTCAAGCGCAATCTCCATATCCGTACCCTTGCCGGAGAGGCCCACCTGTGA
- a CDS encoding beta-N-acetylhexosaminidase, with product MKALHMLSIALAATISAPAMASSLPPLIPMPAQITPQQGTLNIANGAAIALPEGDSGAQTAAKLLIEKVAKDRGLTLATGAKGVIHLIRDASLPGDEAYRLEVTPKGVTLAAKGDAGLVYAAMTLAQLLSPDAHIGAPVRLAAMQIADAPRFKWRGVMLDTARHFMPISAIQTTIDQMAAHKLNTLHLHLTDDQGWRVEIKRYPDLTRIGAWRTPPSAGGAPGEKVGGFYTQEELKALVAYAAQRGVTIVPEIDLPGHAQAAVAAYPEIGVLGARPEVSHDWGINPYLFNVNDHSVTFIKNVLDELMAIFPSPMIHLGGDEAIKDQWQRSPEVQAKMKALGISSENAMQSWLIDQLGAYLADHGRRLIGWDEILEGGLPPRPR from the coding sequence ATGAAAGCCCTGCACATGCTATCGATCGCTCTGGCCGCCACGATCAGCGCCCCGGCCATGGCATCGAGCTTGCCGCCGCTGATCCCGATGCCCGCGCAGATCACCCCCCAGCAGGGCACGCTGAACATCGCCAATGGCGCCGCCATCGCCCTGCCCGAGGGCGACAGTGGCGCTCAGACCGCCGCAAAGCTGCTGATCGAGAAGGTCGCCAAGGATCGCGGGTTGACGCTGGCCACCGGCGCCAAGGGCGTGATCCATCTCATCCGCGATGCCAGCCTGCCGGGCGATGAAGCCTATCGGCTGGAGGTGACACCCAAGGGCGTCACCCTCGCCGCCAAGGGCGATGCCGGGCTGGTCTATGCCGCGATGACGCTGGCGCAGCTTCTCAGCCCCGATGCGCATATCGGCGCCCCGGTCCGCCTTGCCGCGATGCAGATTGCCGACGCGCCGCGTTTCAAATGGCGCGGCGTGATGCTGGATACGGCGCGCCATTTCATGCCGATCAGCGCGATCCAGACTACCATCGACCAGATGGCGGCGCATAAGCTCAACACGCTGCATCTTCATCTCACCGACGATCAGGGCTGGCGGGTGGAAATCAAGCGCTATCCCGATCTCACCCGCATCGGCGCCTGGCGCACGCCCCCTTCGGCAGGCGGCGCGCCGGGCGAGAAGGTCGGCGGCTTCTACACCCAGGAAGAGTTGAAAGCCTTGGTCGCCTATGCCGCCCAGCGCGGCGTCACCATCGTGCCCGAGATCGACCTGCCCGGCCATGCACAGGCCGCCGTGGCCGCCTATCCCGAGATCGGCGTGCTGGGCGCCCGGCCCGAAGTCAGCCATGACTGGGGCATCAACCCCTATCTTTTCAATGTGAACGACCATTCGGTCACCTTCATCAAGAATGTCCTCGATGAGCTGATGGCGATCTTCCCCTCGCCCATGATCCATCTGGGCGGCGATGAAGCGATCAAGGACCAGTGGCAGCGCTCGCCCGAGGTGCAGGCGAAAATGAAAGCGCTGGGCATCTCCAGCGAAAACGCCATGCAGAGCTGGCTGATCGACCAGCTCGGCGCCTATCTGGCCGACCATGGCCGCCGCCTGATCGGCTGGGACGAGATCCTTGAGGGCGGCCTGCCCCCTCGGCCTCGGTGA
- a CDS encoding TonB-dependent receptor — MVSSALLGLIACAGTAQAQSQAAETTDSNQIVVSGIRASLKSSIGVKRAANAVVDVITAEGIGKFPDRNVAESLAHIPGVSVDHQFGAGEKVAIQGTDPALNRILIDDHSIASTDWGGAPGDVSGRTFNYTLLAPEIVSRIEVYKSPEARIDEGSLGGTVIVRTRQPLDLKANTINGSAGATYNDRSGKANPRASLLYSWHNKDNTFGVLLAGTYDKQTLTRAGIEYFGYGSGSDFFNTAADGSYTLKNPNTVVTGGTLADLYKARYPVGINHAYFVQTRERIGAQGGLQWKPSSNLELSLTGMHITANYNNFSQSEFIYPGWATGQLQSANVSNGLVTSASFGSTTLPSTSSELDMNYRKSTVTNDSANLAWKWKVGKATISGNGGWSKASGGTDPEYLFNMQSNMPYSFSYSGTQTNVNYSTDPTNPAAFFRGDTSKPVTLANGQTINGYQIGGISRSMTTDAEGYGQLDAEIPVEDSLFSKVRLGAKYTSHVNRLDAYGSQVYYTSQVGLSNFSTTLTPAGVFSGLGAGGNANQFATLSSQGVIDALNNGYLLDTGKDLGSSFRVLEKNAAAYVQLDFEHEKWRGNVGYRMVYTKDISDYAEFPNGAAVGTPTRHSTDYLKFLPGFNVSYQLRDDVLLRGSIAEVIARPRYAQLAGSFSRNDTQFTASGGNPDLKPYQSWNFEASAEWYFRPGALFSLEYFRRQIQSYIVTTTNNQTLLNTLTGQNAVYSVSSPINASNAVVNGISASFQAPIWGGFGIQTNYTYASDQKGTDAAGDVLNLPYLSRHTINVIPYFEKGPFQARVSWNYRTHYFTGIGRLNSVDSTDGYHQLDFSTSYKINEHFTLNFNAQNLLDSTYYSYSGTKDAPTALYKNGRTFSGSMSFTF; from the coding sequence ATGGTTAGCAGCGCCCTGTTGGGCCTGATCGCATGCGCCGGAACAGCACAGGCCCAGAGCCAGGCCGCCGAAACGACAGACAGCAATCAGATCGTGGTGAGCGGCATTCGCGCCAGTCTCAAGAGTTCGATCGGCGTGAAGCGCGCCGCGAACGCGGTTGTGGACGTGATTACTGCCGAGGGCATCGGCAAGTTCCCCGACCGCAACGTGGCGGAATCGCTGGCCCATATTCCGGGCGTCAGCGTCGACCACCAGTTCGGCGCGGGTGAGAAGGTGGCCATTCAGGGCACCGATCCGGCGCTCAACCGCATCCTGATCGACGACCACTCGATCGCCTCGACCGACTGGGGCGGCGCCCCCGGCGACGTCTCGGGCCGTACCTTCAACTACACGCTGCTGGCGCCCGAGATCGTCTCGCGCATCGAGGTCTACAAGTCGCCCGAAGCGCGCATCGACGAGGGCAGCCTGGGCGGCACCGTGATCGTGCGCACCCGTCAGCCGCTCGACCTCAAGGCCAACACCATCAATGGCTCGGCGGGCGCGACCTACAACGACCGCTCGGGCAAGGCCAATCCTCGCGCCTCGCTGCTGTATAGCTGGCACAACAAGGACAACACCTTCGGCGTCCTGCTGGCGGGCACCTATGACAAGCAGACGCTGACGCGCGCCGGCATCGAATATTTCGGCTATGGCTCGGGCTCGGACTTCTTCAACACCGCCGCCGATGGCAGCTACACGCTGAAGAACCCGAACACGGTGGTCACCGGCGGCACGCTGGCCGATCTCTACAAGGCGCGTTACCCGGTCGGCATCAACCATGCCTATTTCGTTCAGACGCGTGAGCGTATCGGCGCCCAGGGCGGCCTGCAGTGGAAGCCTTCCAGCAATCTGGAACTGTCGCTGACCGGCATGCATATCACGGCCAATTACAACAACTTCAGCCAGTCCGAGTTCATCTATCCGGGCTGGGCCACCGGCCAGTTGCAGTCGGCCAATGTCTCGAACGGCCTGGTCACCTCGGCCAGCTTCGGTTCGACCACCCTGCCCTCGACCAGCTCCGAGCTGGACATGAACTACCGCAAGTCCACCGTCACCAATGACAGCGCCAATCTGGCGTGGAAGTGGAAGGTCGGCAAGGCGACGATCAGCGGCAATGGCGGCTGGAGCAAGGCCTCGGGCGGTACCGACCCCGAATATCTGTTCAACATGCAGAGCAACATGCCCTACAGCTTCAGCTATTCGGGCACGCAGACCAATGTGAACTATTCGACCGATCCGACCAACCCGGCGGCCTTCTTCCGCGGCGACACCTCCAAGCCCGTGACGCTGGCCAATGGCCAGACGATCAACGGCTATCAGATCGGCGGCATCAGCCGCTCGATGACCACCGATGCCGAGGGCTATGGCCAGCTCGACGCGGAGATCCCGGTCGAGGATTCCCTGTTCAGCAAGGTCCGTCTGGGCGCCAAATACACCAGCCACGTCAACCGCCTCGACGCCTATGGCTCGCAGGTTTACTACACCTCGCAGGTCGGCCTCTCGAACTTCTCGACCACGCTGACCCCGGCTGGTGTGTTCTCGGGTCTGGGCGCCGGCGGCAATGCCAATCAGTTCGCCACCCTGTCCTCGCAGGGCGTGATCGACGCGCTGAACAACGGCTATCTGCTGGACACCGGCAAGGATCTTGGCTCGTCCTTCCGCGTGCTGGAAAAGAACGCCGCCGCCTATGTCCAGCTCGATTTCGAGCATGAGAAGTGGCGCGGCAACGTCGGCTACCGCATGGTCTACACCAAGGACATTTCGGACTATGCCGAGTTCCCCAATGGTGCGGCCGTCGGCACGCCAACCCGCCATTCGACCGACTATCTGAAGTTCCTGCCGGGCTTCAACGTCTCGTATCAGCTGCGCGACGACGTGCTGCTGCGCGGATCGATCGCCGAGGTGATCGCCCGTCCGCGCTATGCCCAGCTCGCCGGTTCCTTCAGCCGCAACGACACGCAGTTCACGGCCAGCGGCGGCAACCCGGATCTCAAGCCCTATCAGTCGTGGAACTTCGAGGCCTCGGCCGAGTGGTATTTCCGCCCTGGCGCGCTGTTCTCGCTTGAGTATTTCCGCCGCCAGATCCAGTCCTACATCGTGACGACCACCAACAACCAGACGTTGCTCAACACGCTGACCGGCCAGAATGCCGTTTACTCGGTCAGCTCGCCGATCAATGCGTCCAATGCGGTGGTGAACGGTATTTCGGCCTCGTTCCAGGCGCCGATCTGGGGCGGTTTCGGCATCCAGACCAACTACACCTATGCCTCCGACCAGAAGGGCACCGATGCGGCGGGCGATGTGCTGAACCTGCCCTATCTCTCGCGCCACACGATCAACGTGATCCCCTATTTCGAGAAGGGGCCGTTCCAGGCGCGGGTGAGCTGGAACTACCGCACCCATTATTTCACCGGGATCGGTCGTTTGAACTCGGTGGACAGCACCGATGGCTATCACCAGCTTGACTTCTCGACCAGCTACAAGATCAATGAGCACTTCACGCTGAACTTCAACGCTCAGAACCTGCTGGATTCGACCTACTACTCCTACAGCGGCACGAAGGACGCGCCGACTGCTCTCTACAAGAACGGCCGCACCTTCTCAGGTTCGATGTCGTTCACCTTCTGA
- a CDS encoding family 20 glycosylhydrolase, with protein sequence MSWRGDKGAVEAANQNHDVVLAPAPTLYLDSVQSRRADESAGRLFVVTLADLYAYDPFPKGLAADKAGHILGAEITAFSEYLTTPRGVQHVMFPRLDALSEVVWSAPAQHDWQGFLTRLQPQRLRYAREGINDADSAFAVDFALQVPRSQLLTAKQGTVAIASQSAFGQIHYTTDGREPTARSPLYKEPVTVRLGQMLKAAAFDGDRPTAKPRTFDASPASLLHWGSSQMVACPKGALGHRIPLTAEAPDGSPVFNVNLFDDCSMAPAVPTDAPRKFTVDVARLARHYGLAYEKTKELWHYNTSPHGELVMRVGGCEGDIPGGGPKGQVIATFPLPDPATAPNRFTFNGTVPAGAGDQNVCMLFTAPNDGPYYTVAGLQLESAQ encoded by the coding sequence ATGTCATGGCGCGGCGACAAGGGCGCGGTCGAGGCGGCCAACCAGAACCACGACGTGGTGCTGGCCCCGGCCCCCACGCTCTATCTCGACAGCGTGCAGAGCCGCCGCGCCGATGAATCCGCCGGGCGCCTCTTCGTGGTGACGCTGGCCGATCTCTACGCTTACGATCCCTTTCCCAAAGGGCTGGCTGCCGACAAGGCGGGGCATATTCTGGGCGCGGAAATCACGGCGTTTTCGGAATATCTCACCACGCCGCGCGGAGTGCAGCATGTGATGTTCCCGCGTCTGGATGCCTTGTCCGAAGTGGTCTGGTCGGCCCCGGCGCAACATGACTGGCAGGGCTTCCTCACCCGCCTGCAGCCCCAGCGCCTGCGCTATGCCCGCGAGGGCATCAACGATGCCGACAGCGCCTTCGCGGTCGATTTCGCGCTGCAGGTGCCGCGCAGCCAGTTGCTGACAGCCAAGCAGGGCACCGTGGCCATCGCCAGCCAGAGCGCCTTCGGCCAGATCCATTACACCACCGACGGGCGCGAACCGACTGCCCGCTCCCCGCTCTACAAGGAGCCGGTGACGGTCCGCTTGGGCCAGATGCTGAAGGCCGCAGCCTTCGACGGCGACCGGCCCACCGCCAAGCCGCGCACCTTCGATGCCTCGCCCGCCAGCCTGCTGCATTGGGGCAGCTCGCAGATGGTCGCCTGCCCCAAGGGCGCGCTGGGCCACCGCATCCCGTTAACCGCCGAAGCGCCCGACGGCAGCCCGGTCTTCAACGTCAATCTGTTCGACGATTGCAGCATGGCCCCCGCCGTGCCCACCGACGCACCGCGCAAGTTCACTGTCGATGTCGCGCGGCTGGCGCGCCACTATGGTCTGGCTTACGAAAAGACCAAGGAACTCTGGCATTACAACACCAGCCCCCATGGCGAGCTGGTGATGCGCGTCGGCGGCTGCGAGGGCGATATCCCCGGCGGGGGCCCCAAGGGCCAGGTGATCGCCACCTTCCCGCTGCCCGATCCGGCCACCGCGCCCAACCGCTTCACCTTCAACGGCACGGTGCCGGCGGGCGCGGGCGATCAGAATGTCTGCATGCTCTTCACCGCGCCCAATGATGGGCCTTACTACACCGTTGCCGGCCTGCAACTGGAGTCCGCCCAGTGA